From a region of the Streptomyces sp. B21-083 genome:
- a CDS encoding Zn-ribbon domain-containing OB-fold protein — MGAGSATGLLDAPADTNTLVFQRCGWCATAMYHRLLCPVCAGSDLRMERSEGTGTVRHATVVNRNTPAARNVSLVEMTEGFVVRGRVMGPAIGIHGGDRVRLAMAKDPVRGEPVFQLLDEPYRAWI, encoded by the coding sequence ATGGGCGCAGGCTCCGCCACCGGCCTGCTCGACGCCCCGGCCGACACGAACACCCTGGTCTTCCAGCGCTGCGGCTGGTGCGCCACCGCGATGTACCACCGGCTGCTGTGCCCGGTCTGCGCGGGCAGCGACCTGCGCATGGAGCGCAGCGAGGGCACGGGCACGGTCCGGCACGCCACGGTGGTCAACCGGAACACCCCGGCCGCACGCAATGTGTCACTGGTCGAGATGACCGAGGGCTTCGTCGTACGCGGCCGGGTGATGGGCCCCGCCATCGGCATCCACGGCGGGGACCGGGTCCGGCTGGCCATGGCGAAGGACCCGGTGCGCGGCGAACCGGTGTTCCAGCTGCTGGACGAGCCGTACCGGGCCTGGATCTGA
- a CDS encoding TetR family transcriptional regulator gives MRDALVAAAFQLFLERGYEQTTVDDIVALAGVGRRSFFRYFPSKEDVVFPDHERCLADMTAYLADSPGDAEPVGRVCAAARMVLLMYAENPAFSVQRYRLTKKVPGLRASELSVVWRYERALAAYLRERFAGRPDGTLQADVIAAAVVAAHNNALRSWLRSDGHGDATTAVDHALDYVKSAFGAPPAPPEQDEPRPGPGSGSGSEDVVVVVSRRGAPMWRVVQEIESLLETPREN, from the coding sequence ATGCGGGACGCCCTGGTCGCGGCGGCCTTCCAGCTGTTTCTGGAGCGGGGCTACGAGCAGACCACCGTGGACGACATCGTGGCGCTGGCCGGCGTCGGGCGGCGGTCGTTCTTCCGCTACTTCCCGTCCAAGGAGGACGTGGTCTTCCCCGACCACGAGCGGTGCCTGGCCGACATGACGGCCTACCTGGCCGACAGCCCCGGGGACGCGGAACCGGTCGGGCGGGTGTGCGCCGCCGCCCGCATGGTGCTGCTCATGTACGCCGAGAACCCGGCCTTCTCCGTCCAGCGCTACCGGCTCACCAAGAAGGTCCCCGGGCTGCGCGCCTCCGAACTGTCGGTGGTCTGGCGGTACGAGCGCGCCCTGGCCGCGTATCTGCGTGAGCGTTTCGCCGGCCGGCCCGACGGGACGCTCCAGGCCGACGTGATCGCGGCGGCCGTCGTCGCGGCCCACAACAACGCGCTGCGCTCCTGGCTGCGCTCGGACGGACACGGCGACGCGACCACGGCCGTCGACCACGCCCTGGACTATGTGAAGTCTGCGTTCGGCGCCCCGCCCGCGCCCCCCGAACAGGACGAGCCCCGCCCCGGGCCCGGCTCCGGCTCCGGCTCCGAGGACGTGGTGGTCGTCGTCTCGCGGCGCGGGGCGCCGATGTGGCGGGTCGTTCAGGAGATCGAGTCCTTGCTGGAAACCCCACGCGAAAATTGA